A genomic region of Bombus fervidus isolate BK054 chromosome 17, iyBomFerv1, whole genome shotgun sequence contains the following coding sequences:
- the Sara gene encoding smad anchor for receptor activation isoform X1: MEKFAVDLDKVLDDFEFNEDCAEQIASDNLSTNNASSSSVKCNLEPSALKGYNYLLIEPKKANKEFDIILPIERHKDLQQINTKNKCINESDIVSENLNYSTEQTTIENTDVNQFYTQECTNDNKSIQKQSVSSYDSEQVSLAIYNDISQKVIQKQQNSNNSPKIDNRYDKKLNQSNLKPSVSNVFSSLNEYINAPPGSSDCIHSVLNDSEIQSDLETKVPQIIQSNAKGSDESIPHKQTVDIPDTTREIPVSSYQDATIPITVELPITYETNIKEDVKNVHVTNFKPLESKTDLPEKVALNEACIELSNKAEIKNDKTHNYNSDRIDQEKNSMLECTYIQDGYYENESTTQLQDNESKLSVKNIGTSEEHRSSLNSVCKPIGFSNIDNLSEDELTKYLAELEEEEKLRESCIKYENITNTAQNVSQDQKDENKQNVQVFPDTSVESRKMIESELNERIENISVTDCQEKETGKELLNTALMKQNVQQSDDRLNEDRLNKHTDILSNPSKELKLLHRVNVAKDDKMKLENECVPDTKDIEDSQEHPTYNLNINQGSLNDSRTEIQLKEEKGNSTQYNQACELKMPSDIDNISEERISTTSELNTLIDMTKHNDDVISTSVDVYTRPNASDTSNDSEKPVRPQTLDIVLSNNSTEHQVLGSTSDTPSYQVQSDTDGIKEEQGSSPDILENSLPESGSVLGKQPPFWVPDSDAPSCMLCDVKFTVIKRRHHCRACGKVLCNKCCNMKYKLEYQGNIDSRVCVSCYQLLTKAETEQGMGEWSSGYSTCMNNNDINSPQGRQPNPNNPMEYCSTIPPLQQLAGGLPPPPTVMVPVGVLKREDGTKSRPEISKSVMFSDGIRPGCDLTELDMSWDLKPPYRKSGSKRIPTPGSSAPSTSVKKQNLPRFDPNTESYVPQDPNALPPTVTIHKGQVSYHAVTDENLLYKTLKNECEPPVMFAINRNLYAYVKIVTLNCCVNKTCWNVTSKGLDCVGQDEIILLIEVLPDETRVPKDLLLFINQLRLEAMKGNIVSELGFLIYQGGNFLDSREHAGFLFIRQTSQCLQKIILPPGPYLFGLLVHRWETPWAKVFPLRLVLRLGAEYRYYPCPLFSVRFRDALYFEIGHTVMKVLADFRNFAYTLPSVRGLTIHLRNRMTDVMFPRNRYDQVIKGLNNSNDHVLAYASNFSIAADSHLVCIQTNTGDESTYQTQAISINNNPRTITGTSFIVINGALKSSMGLSAKSSIVEDGLMVEIMPEKMEALKAALKNMQDFSIGCGRQGAPEPDETVNIKWVDNDVQFNVGVKSPIDRRPMDGIPSIRIHNGIDYKGTSRFIRWTEVFIINSDDHPNGVHDPVDINKLSGNIAKATCTALVKLLDLLANAGLTKLGVRTTIHPDNVGYEAGSEGMKLPPIYMKSLDNELIQVLHKAAQSSQDTHIVLELIFYILDD, from the exons ATGGAAAAATTTGCTGTTGATTTGGACAAGGTTTTGGACGATTTCGAATTTAACGaag ACTGTGCAGAGCAAATAGCATCTGATAATCTTTCAACAAACAATGCGTCATCTTCTTCAGTTAAATGTAATCTAGAACCTTCAGCTTTAAAAGGTTATAATTATCTTCTAATAGAGCCTAAAAAAGCTAATAAAGAGtttgatattatattaccTATAGAAAGGCATAAAGACTTGCAACAAATAAACACAAAAAACAAATGTATTAATGAAAGTGATATAGTTTCTGAGAATCTTAATTATAGTACAGAACAGAcaacaatagaaaatacaGATGTAAATCAGTTTTATACACAAGAATGCACAAACGATAATAAGTCAATACAAAAACAATCTGTTTCATCTTATGATTCTGAACAGGTTTCTTtagcaatatataatgatatatcgCAAAAGGTAATACAAAAACAACAAAATAGTAACAACAGCCCAAAGATTGACAATAGGTATGATAAGAAATTGAACCAGTCTAATCTGAAACCTAGTGTTAGCAACGTTTTCAGCAGTTTGAATGAGTACATTAATGCTCCACCTGGAAGTTCAGATTGCATTCATTCCGTATTAAATGATTCAGAAATACAATCTGATTTAGAGACTAAGGTACCTCAGATAATTCAGAGCAATGCTAAAGGTAGTGATGAAAGTATACCACATAAACAGACAGTTGATATACCTGATACAACTAGAGAAATTCCTGTTTCAAGCTATCAGGATGCCACAATACCCATAACGGTAGAATTACCAATTACATATGAAACTAACATTAAAGAGGATGTAAAAAACGTTCATGTAACAAATTTCAAACCATTGGAAAGCAAAACAGACCTTCCTGAAAAAGTTGCTCTAAATGAAGCTTGTATTGAATTAAGTAATAAagcagaaattaaaaatgacaaaACACATAACTATAATTCTGATAGGATAGATCAGGAAAAAAATTCTATGCTTGAGTGTACTTATATACAAGATGGTTATTATGAAAATGAGTCTACAACACAATTGCAAGATAATGAAAGTAAATTAAGCGTAAAAAATATTGGTACAAGTGAGGAACATAGGAGCAGCTTAAATTCAGTATGTAAGCCAATTGGATTTAGTAATATTGATAATTTATCAGAAGATGAATTGACCAAATATTTAGCCGAATtagaagaagaggagaaatTAAGGGAAAGCTgcattaaatatgaaaatattacaaatacagCACAGAATGTTTCTCAAGAtcaaaaagatgaaaataagcAAAATGTCCAAGTTTTCCCAGATACTTCTGTAGAATCTCGCAAAATGATAGAATCAGAATTGAATGAAAGGATAGAAAACATTTCAGTAACTGACTGTCAGGAAAAGGAAACGggtaaagaattattaaatactgCATTAATGAAGCAAAATGTACAACAATCTGATGATCGATTAAATGAAGACAGATTAAATAAACACACAGATATTTTAAGTAATCCaagtaaagaattaaaattgttgCATAGAGTTAATGTAGCTAAAgatgataaaatgaaattagaaaatgaatGCGTGCCTGATACAAAAGATATTGAGGACAGCCAAGAACATCCtacgtataatttaaatattaatcaagGATCACTAAATGATAGCAGAACTGAGATACAATTaaaagaggagaaaggaaATTCTACGCAATATAATCAAGCTTGTGAATTAAAAATGCCAAGCGATATTGATAATATTTCggaagaaagaatttcaacgaCATCTGAGCTAAATACATTAATTGATATGACAAAACATAATGATGATGTAATATCTACATCTGTGGATGTTTACACAAGACCAAATGCAAGTGATACTAGCAATGATTCAGAGAAGCCAGTACGTCCCCAAACATTGGATATTGTTTTGTCAAACAATAGCACAGAACACCAAGTACTTGGTTCTACAAGTGATACACCATCTTATCAAGTTCAATCAGATACTGATGGTATAAAAGAGGAGCAAGGATCTTCGCCGGATATTTTAGAGAATTCTTTACCGGAATCTGGCTCAGTTCTGGGAAAACAACCACCATTCTGGGTTCCAGATAGCGATGCTCCTAGTTGTATGCTCTGTGATGTTAAGTTTACCGTTATCAAAAGACGACATCATTGTCGGGCATGCGGAAAAGTGTTATGTAATAAATGTtgcaatatgaaatataaattagaatatCAAGGAAACATTGATTCACGCGTTTGTGTTTCTTGTTATCAGCTTCTTACTAAAG CTGAAACTGAACAGGGTATGGGAGAATGGTCCTCTGGTTATTCCACATGTATGAATAATAATGATATCAATTCACCCCAG GGGAGACAGCCTAATCCAAATAATCCCATGGAGTACTGTTCAACTATACCACCCTTGCAACAGTTAGCTGGCGGCTTGCCTCCACCTCCTACGGTTATGGTACCTGTTGGAGTCCTTAAAAGGGAAGATGGTACAAAGAGTCGgcctgaaatttcaaaatctgtTATGTTCAGTGATG GAATAAGGCCTGGCTGTGACCTGACAGAACTAGACATGTCGTGGGATTTGAAACCACCATACCGGAAATCTGGTAGTAAGAGAATACCAACACCTGGCTCATCTGCACCAAGTACGTCTGTCAAGAAACAGAACCTACCACGTTTTGACCCAAATACAGAAAGTTATGTGCCACAAGACCCTAATGCACTTCCACCAACAGTAACGATACATAAAGGAC aGGTATCATATCATGCTGTAACGGACGAGAATCTTTTATACAAAACGCTGAAAAATGAATGTGAACCACCTGTTATGTTTGCGATTAATCGAAATCTCTATGCGTATGTCAAAATAGTGACTT taAATTGTTGTGTTAATAAAACATGTTGGAATGTAACTTCGAAAGGATTGGATTGCGTCGGACAAGATGAAATTATACTATTAATCGAGGTACTACCTGATGAAACCCGGGTTCCTAAGGATCTGCTCCTTTTTATTAACCAATTACGTCTCGAAGCTATGAAag GAAACATTGTGTCCGAATTGGGATTTTTAATATACCAGGGAGGAAATTTCTTGGATTCTCGGGAACACGCAGGGTTCTTGTTTATTCGACAAACATCGCAATGCTtgcaaaaaattatattacctCCTGGCCCGTACCTATTTGGCCTCCTAGTCCACAG GTGGGAAACACCATGGGCGAAAGTATTTCCGTTACGCCTTGTCTTACGACTGGGCGCAGAATATCGTTACTATCCGTGCCCGTTGTTCTCGGTTCGGTTTCGGGATGCattatactttgaaatagGACATACAGTTATGAAGGTTTTAGCGGATTTCAGAAATTTTGCGTACACGTTACCAAGTGTGAGGGGACTAACAATTCACTTAAGAAACAGAATGACGGATGTAATGTTTCCGAGAAATCGATACGATCAAGTGATCAAAGgtttaaataattcgaatGATCATGTATTAGCATACGCTTCAAATTTTAGTATCGCTGCTGACTCACATTTAGTCTGTATACAAACTAACACCGGTGATGAAAGCACTTATCAAACGCAAGCCATAAGTATCAATAATAATCCAAGAACAA TAACAGGTACTAGTTTTATCGTGATAAACGGAGCATTGAAATCATCGATGGGTTTGTCAGCGAAATCTAGCATAGTTGAGGATGGATTAATGGTAGAAATAATGCCAGAGAAAATGGAAGCCTTGAAAGCAGCTCTAAAAAATATGCAAGACTTTTCGATCGGATGTGGTCGACAAGGAGCACCCGAGCCAGATGAAACAGTGAACATAAAGTGGGTCGATAATGACGTGCAATTCAATGTGGG GGTAAAAAGTCCTATTGATAGACGACCTATGGATGGTATTCCTTCAATCCGAATACACAATGGTATTGATTATAAAGGAACGAGTAGATTTATACGATGGACAGAAGTATTTATCATTAAT TCCGATGATCATCCGAATGGTGTTCATGATCCGgtggatataaataaattatcaggAAATATAGCGAAAGCAACATGTACAGCCTTAGTGAAGTTATTGGACTTATTAGCCAATGCTGGTTTAACAAAGCTTGGTGTAAGAACAACTATTCATCCTGACAAT GTTGGTTATGAAGCCGGTAGCGAAGGTATGAAATTGCCTCCAATCTACATGAAGAGTTTAGACAACGAATTAATTCAAGTTCTGCATAAAGCAGCGCAAAGTAGTCAAGATACGCATATTGTgcttgaattaattttttacatactCGATGATTGA
- the Sara gene encoding smad anchor for receptor activation isoform X4 → MEKFAVDLDKVLDDFEFNEDCAEQIASDNLSTNNASSSSVKCNLEPSALKGYNYLLIEPKKANKEFDIILPIERHKDLQQINTKNKCINESDIVSENLNYSTEQTTIENTDVNQFYTQECTNDNKSIQKQSVSSYDSEQVSLAIYNDISQKVIQKQQNSNNSPKIDNRYDKKLNQSNLKPSVSNVFSSLNEYINAPPGSSDCIHSVLNDSEIQSDLETKVPQIIQSNAKGSDESIPHKQTVDIPDTTREIPVSSYQDATIPITVELPITYETNIKEDVKNVHVTNFKPLESKTDLPEKVALNEACIELSNKAEIKNDKTHNYNSDRIDQEKNSMLECTYIQDGYYENESTTQLQDNESKLSVKNIGTSEEHRSSLNSVCKPIGFSNIDNLSEDELTKYLAELEEEEKLRESCIKYENITNTAQNVSQDQKDENKQNVQVFPDTSVESRKMIESELNERIENISVTDCQEKETGKELLNTALMKQNVQQSDDRLNEDRLNKHTDILSNPSKELKLLHRVNVAKDDKMKLENECVPDTKDIEDSQEHPTYNLNINQGSLNDSRTEIQLKEEKGNSTQYNQACELKMPSDIDNISEERISTTSELNTLIDMTKHNDDVISTSVDVYTRPNASDTSNDSEKPVRPQTLDIVLSNNSTEHQVLGSTSDTPSYQVQSDTDGIKEEQGSSPDILENSLPESGSVLGKQPPFWVPDSDAPSCMLCDVKFTVIKRRHHCRACGKVLCNKCCNMKYKLEYQGNIDSRVCVSCYQLLTKAETEQGMGEWSSGYSTCMNNNDINSPQLAGGLPPPPTVMVPVGVLKREDGTKSRPEISKSVMFSDELDMSWDLKPPYRKSGSKRIPTPGSSAPSTSVKKQNLPRFDPNTESYVPQDPNALPPTVTIHKGQVSYHAVTDENLLYKTLKNECEPPVMFAINRNLYAYVKIVTLNCCVNKTCWNVTSKGLDCVGQDEIILLIEVLPDETRVPKDLLLFINQLRLEAMKGNIVSELGFLIYQGGNFLDSREHAGFLFIRQTSQCLQKIILPPGPYLFGLLVHRWETPWAKVFPLRLVLRLGAEYRYYPCPLFSVRFRDALYFEIGHTVMKVLADFRNFAYTLPSVRGLTIHLRNRMTDVMFPRNRYDQVIKGLNNSNDHVLAYASNFSIAADSHLVCIQTNTGDESTYQTQAISINNNPRTITGTSFIVINGALKSSMGLSAKSSIVEDGLMVEIMPEKMEALKAALKNMQDFSIGCGRQGAPEPDETVNIKWVDNDVQFNVGVKSPIDRRPMDGIPSIRIHNGIDYKGTSRFIRWTEVFIINSDDHPNGVHDPVDINKLSGNIAKATCTALVKLLDLLANAGLTKLGVRTTIHPDNVGYEAGSEGMKLPPIYMKSLDNELIQVLHKAAQSSQDTHIVLELIFYILDD, encoded by the exons ATGGAAAAATTTGCTGTTGATTTGGACAAGGTTTTGGACGATTTCGAATTTAACGaag ACTGTGCAGAGCAAATAGCATCTGATAATCTTTCAACAAACAATGCGTCATCTTCTTCAGTTAAATGTAATCTAGAACCTTCAGCTTTAAAAGGTTATAATTATCTTCTAATAGAGCCTAAAAAAGCTAATAAAGAGtttgatattatattaccTATAGAAAGGCATAAAGACTTGCAACAAATAAACACAAAAAACAAATGTATTAATGAAAGTGATATAGTTTCTGAGAATCTTAATTATAGTACAGAACAGAcaacaatagaaaatacaGATGTAAATCAGTTTTATACACAAGAATGCACAAACGATAATAAGTCAATACAAAAACAATCTGTTTCATCTTATGATTCTGAACAGGTTTCTTtagcaatatataatgatatatcgCAAAAGGTAATACAAAAACAACAAAATAGTAACAACAGCCCAAAGATTGACAATAGGTATGATAAGAAATTGAACCAGTCTAATCTGAAACCTAGTGTTAGCAACGTTTTCAGCAGTTTGAATGAGTACATTAATGCTCCACCTGGAAGTTCAGATTGCATTCATTCCGTATTAAATGATTCAGAAATACAATCTGATTTAGAGACTAAGGTACCTCAGATAATTCAGAGCAATGCTAAAGGTAGTGATGAAAGTATACCACATAAACAGACAGTTGATATACCTGATACAACTAGAGAAATTCCTGTTTCAAGCTATCAGGATGCCACAATACCCATAACGGTAGAATTACCAATTACATATGAAACTAACATTAAAGAGGATGTAAAAAACGTTCATGTAACAAATTTCAAACCATTGGAAAGCAAAACAGACCTTCCTGAAAAAGTTGCTCTAAATGAAGCTTGTATTGAATTAAGTAATAAagcagaaattaaaaatgacaaaACACATAACTATAATTCTGATAGGATAGATCAGGAAAAAAATTCTATGCTTGAGTGTACTTATATACAAGATGGTTATTATGAAAATGAGTCTACAACACAATTGCAAGATAATGAAAGTAAATTAAGCGTAAAAAATATTGGTACAAGTGAGGAACATAGGAGCAGCTTAAATTCAGTATGTAAGCCAATTGGATTTAGTAATATTGATAATTTATCAGAAGATGAATTGACCAAATATTTAGCCGAATtagaagaagaggagaaatTAAGGGAAAGCTgcattaaatatgaaaatattacaaatacagCACAGAATGTTTCTCAAGAtcaaaaagatgaaaataagcAAAATGTCCAAGTTTTCCCAGATACTTCTGTAGAATCTCGCAAAATGATAGAATCAGAATTGAATGAAAGGATAGAAAACATTTCAGTAACTGACTGTCAGGAAAAGGAAACGggtaaagaattattaaatactgCATTAATGAAGCAAAATGTACAACAATCTGATGATCGATTAAATGAAGACAGATTAAATAAACACACAGATATTTTAAGTAATCCaagtaaagaattaaaattgttgCATAGAGTTAATGTAGCTAAAgatgataaaatgaaattagaaaatgaatGCGTGCCTGATACAAAAGATATTGAGGACAGCCAAGAACATCCtacgtataatttaaatattaatcaagGATCACTAAATGATAGCAGAACTGAGATACAATTaaaagaggagaaaggaaATTCTACGCAATATAATCAAGCTTGTGAATTAAAAATGCCAAGCGATATTGATAATATTTCggaagaaagaatttcaacgaCATCTGAGCTAAATACATTAATTGATATGACAAAACATAATGATGATGTAATATCTACATCTGTGGATGTTTACACAAGACCAAATGCAAGTGATACTAGCAATGATTCAGAGAAGCCAGTACGTCCCCAAACATTGGATATTGTTTTGTCAAACAATAGCACAGAACACCAAGTACTTGGTTCTACAAGTGATACACCATCTTATCAAGTTCAATCAGATACTGATGGTATAAAAGAGGAGCAAGGATCTTCGCCGGATATTTTAGAGAATTCTTTACCGGAATCTGGCTCAGTTCTGGGAAAACAACCACCATTCTGGGTTCCAGATAGCGATGCTCCTAGTTGTATGCTCTGTGATGTTAAGTTTACCGTTATCAAAAGACGACATCATTGTCGGGCATGCGGAAAAGTGTTATGTAATAAATGTtgcaatatgaaatataaattagaatatCAAGGAAACATTGATTCACGCGTTTGTGTTTCTTGTTATCAGCTTCTTACTAAAG CTGAAACTGAACAGGGTATGGGAGAATGGTCCTCTGGTTATTCCACATGTATGAATAATAATGATATCAATTCACCCCAG TTAGCTGGCGGCTTGCCTCCACCTCCTACGGTTATGGTACCTGTTGGAGTCCTTAAAAGGGAAGATGGTACAAAGAGTCGgcctgaaatttcaaaatctgtTATGTTCAGTGATG AACTAGACATGTCGTGGGATTTGAAACCACCATACCGGAAATCTGGTAGTAAGAGAATACCAACACCTGGCTCATCTGCACCAAGTACGTCTGTCAAGAAACAGAACCTACCACGTTTTGACCCAAATACAGAAAGTTATGTGCCACAAGACCCTAATGCACTTCCACCAACAGTAACGATACATAAAGGAC aGGTATCATATCATGCTGTAACGGACGAGAATCTTTTATACAAAACGCTGAAAAATGAATGTGAACCACCTGTTATGTTTGCGATTAATCGAAATCTCTATGCGTATGTCAAAATAGTGACTT taAATTGTTGTGTTAATAAAACATGTTGGAATGTAACTTCGAAAGGATTGGATTGCGTCGGACAAGATGAAATTATACTATTAATCGAGGTACTACCTGATGAAACCCGGGTTCCTAAGGATCTGCTCCTTTTTATTAACCAATTACGTCTCGAAGCTATGAAag GAAACATTGTGTCCGAATTGGGATTTTTAATATACCAGGGAGGAAATTTCTTGGATTCTCGGGAACACGCAGGGTTCTTGTTTATTCGACAAACATCGCAATGCTtgcaaaaaattatattacctCCTGGCCCGTACCTATTTGGCCTCCTAGTCCACAG GTGGGAAACACCATGGGCGAAAGTATTTCCGTTACGCCTTGTCTTACGACTGGGCGCAGAATATCGTTACTATCCGTGCCCGTTGTTCTCGGTTCGGTTTCGGGATGCattatactttgaaatagGACATACAGTTATGAAGGTTTTAGCGGATTTCAGAAATTTTGCGTACACGTTACCAAGTGTGAGGGGACTAACAATTCACTTAAGAAACAGAATGACGGATGTAATGTTTCCGAGAAATCGATACGATCAAGTGATCAAAGgtttaaataattcgaatGATCATGTATTAGCATACGCTTCAAATTTTAGTATCGCTGCTGACTCACATTTAGTCTGTATACAAACTAACACCGGTGATGAAAGCACTTATCAAACGCAAGCCATAAGTATCAATAATAATCCAAGAACAA TAACAGGTACTAGTTTTATCGTGATAAACGGAGCATTGAAATCATCGATGGGTTTGTCAGCGAAATCTAGCATAGTTGAGGATGGATTAATGGTAGAAATAATGCCAGAGAAAATGGAAGCCTTGAAAGCAGCTCTAAAAAATATGCAAGACTTTTCGATCGGATGTGGTCGACAAGGAGCACCCGAGCCAGATGAAACAGTGAACATAAAGTGGGTCGATAATGACGTGCAATTCAATGTGGG GGTAAAAAGTCCTATTGATAGACGACCTATGGATGGTATTCCTTCAATCCGAATACACAATGGTATTGATTATAAAGGAACGAGTAGATTTATACGATGGACAGAAGTATTTATCATTAAT TCCGATGATCATCCGAATGGTGTTCATGATCCGgtggatataaataaattatcaggAAATATAGCGAAAGCAACATGTACAGCCTTAGTGAAGTTATTGGACTTATTAGCCAATGCTGGTTTAACAAAGCTTGGTGTAAGAACAACTATTCATCCTGACAAT GTTGGTTATGAAGCCGGTAGCGAAGGTATGAAATTGCCTCCAATCTACATGAAGAGTTTAGACAACGAATTAATTCAAGTTCTGCATAAAGCAGCGCAAAGTAGTCAAGATACGCATATTGTgcttgaattaattttttacatactCGATGATTGA